A section of the Spirosoma pollinicola genome encodes:
- a CDS encoding NAD-dependent epimerase/dehydratase family protein: MTSSLHNPVFITGATGFIGSHIARRYLADGHSVTALFRPENGYGLLTDVADQLTWHEGDVLDIPSLEAAIRPDSDVIHAAAIVSFVPKDRDRMEAINVEGTANMVNVCLKAGIRKFGYVSSVAAIGRSTVKGGKAGEAILINEDNKWEESPNNSVYAKTKYWAELEVWRAVAEGLNAVMVNPTIVLGVGDWSRSSLQLIKYVQDERPFYPAGLVNYVDVLDVTDALVRLMQSEVKSQRFILNGGTIPYRSLLEHIAAVLGKRPPTMQIPPVLTQLLWPLEAVRAWVMGKSPLITRETARSASSMYQYDGHKVEKVLDFQYQALSETLKRVATAFGQP; encoded by the coding sequence TTGACATCATCACTACATAATCCGGTGTTTATTACGGGCGCTACCGGTTTTATCGGTTCCCATATTGCCCGGCGGTATCTGGCCGACGGCCATTCGGTTACAGCACTTTTTCGTCCTGAAAACGGATATGGGTTGCTGACAGATGTTGCCGACCAACTTACCTGGCACGAGGGCGACGTTCTGGATATTCCCTCGCTCGAAGCGGCTATACGTCCAGATTCCGATGTTATTCATGCGGCTGCCATCGTTTCGTTTGTGCCGAAAGATCGCGACCGGATGGAAGCTATTAATGTAGAAGGCACCGCAAACATGGTTAATGTTTGTTTGAAAGCGGGCATACGGAAATTCGGCTACGTTAGCTCAGTTGCGGCTATTGGCCGCTCAACGGTGAAAGGAGGGAAGGCTGGCGAGGCTATCCTGATCAATGAAGATAATAAATGGGAAGAGTCGCCGAACAACTCCGTTTATGCCAAAACAAAGTACTGGGCCGAACTGGAAGTTTGGCGGGCTGTGGCTGAAGGACTTAACGCGGTGATGGTCAATCCAACTATCGTGCTCGGCGTGGGCGATTGGAGTCGAAGCAGCCTGCAACTCATTAAATACGTACAGGACGAACGACCATTCTACCCGGCGGGTTTAGTCAATTATGTCGACGTGCTCGACGTGACAGACGCGCTCGTCAGGCTAATGCAGTCGGAGGTGAAGTCGCAGCGGTTCATCCTCAATGGGGGCACCATTCCGTATCGTTCGTTGTTAGAACATATAGCTGCCGTATTGGGCAAACGCCCGCCAACGATGCAGATTCCACCGGTGTTAACCCAATTACTTTGGCCTTTGGAAGCCGTTCGGGCATGGGTGATGGGGAAGTCACCGCTTATTACGCGGGAAACTGCACGGTCGGCGAGTTCGATGTACCAGTACGATGGGCACAAAGTAGAGAAGGTGCTTGATTTTCAGTATCAAGCGTTGAGCGAGACCCTGAAGCGAGTGGCAACCGCCTTCGGGCAGCCTTAA
- a CDS encoding tetratricopeptide repeat protein — translation MEQEFEEREGDIKESIRRFEQMLDQQQSQFFDLDVYEQMIEHYLNQGDLDKAFKAAEAGLENFPYALELMLDKAQILANFQRFDESLDLLERASLFNPGDLDVPFMQGSVLNMAGRYEESIKILEELLDRADEKDDILFQLGQSYQNWGKYDEAITQYKKSIALNINNENALYELAFCLDVTGELENSLSYYQQLIDTDPYSYNAWYNIGIAYSKLGRYAEAAEAYDYAVIIKDDFASAHFNLGNTYMNLGLFEKAEVCYRETLKYEEATADTYCHLGASLEKQDRVTEAIKEYREAIKLDPKWDEAWYGIGVCLSESGKWYEALPFLQKAVKLSDQNGEYYLAVAETEYKIGNVISSVEAFEKAAEVDAENPDVYLTWSLVPFDQGDFLRANDIIQSGINDMPAEADLYYRSAVYLIHAGHYRESLIQLEAALSLDYDAHVQLFEFFPELEKQKALYKIIQQYKKE, via the coding sequence ATGGAGCAAGAGTTCGAAGAACGAGAAGGCGATATTAAAGAATCAATCCGGCGTTTTGAGCAGATGCTGGATCAGCAGCAAAGTCAGTTTTTCGATTTGGATGTCTATGAACAAATGATTGAACATTACCTCAATCAGGGTGATTTAGACAAGGCGTTTAAAGCCGCCGAAGCCGGTCTGGAAAACTTCCCTTATGCGCTGGAGTTAATGCTTGATAAAGCCCAAATTCTGGCTAATTTTCAACGGTTCGATGAATCGCTGGATTTGCTGGAACGGGCTTCTTTGTTTAACCCCGGCGACCTTGATGTACCCTTTATGCAAGGGTCGGTGCTGAACATGGCTGGCCGGTATGAAGAATCTATCAAAATTCTGGAAGAGTTGCTCGACCGAGCCGATGAAAAGGATGATATTCTGTTTCAACTGGGTCAGAGCTACCAGAACTGGGGTAAATATGATGAAGCCATAACACAATACAAAAAGTCGATAGCGCTGAATATCAATAATGAAAACGCGCTGTATGAACTGGCTTTTTGTCTGGACGTAACCGGCGAGTTAGAGAATAGCCTGTCCTATTATCAACAACTAATTGATACGGACCCCTATTCGTACAATGCCTGGTATAACATAGGGATCGCTTATAGCAAGCTCGGTCGTTATGCCGAAGCCGCTGAAGCCTACGACTATGCCGTTATTATTAAAGATGATTTTGCGTCGGCGCATTTCAACCTGGGTAACACCTACATGAATTTAGGGTTGTTCGAAAAAGCTGAAGTCTGTTATCGGGAGACGTTAAAATACGAAGAAGCAACGGCTGACACCTATTGTCATCTTGGTGCCAGCCTTGAAAAGCAGGATCGCGTTACCGAAGCCATAAAGGAATACCGCGAAGCGATCAAGCTAGACCCTAAATGGGACGAAGCCTGGTATGGTATCGGTGTTTGCCTGAGTGAATCAGGTAAATGGTACGAAGCGTTGCCATTTCTGCAAAAAGCGGTAAAACTGAGCGATCAGAACGGAGAGTATTATCTGGCTGTGGCCGAAACAGAATACAAGATCGGGAATGTTATTTCGAGTGTCGAAGCGTTTGAAAAAGCGGCTGAGGTCGATGCCGAAAACCCCGATGTATACCTGACATGGTCGCTGGTACCATTCGATCAGGGTGATTTTCTGCGGGCAAACGATATCATTCAGTCGGGTATAAACGATATGCCCGCCGAAGCTGATTTATATTATCGTTCGGCTGTGTATCTAATTCATGCCGGTCACTACCGCGAATCATTGATTCAACTGGAAGCGGCCCTTTCGCTGGACTACGATGCACACGTTCAACTATTCGAGTTCTTTCCCGAACTGGAAAAACAGAAAGCACTTTACAAAATTATTCAACAGTATAAGAAAGAGTAA
- the metG gene encoding methionine--tRNA ligase, whose protein sequence is MLENPQRYTVTAALIYANGPIHIGHIAGCYLPADIYVRYLRSTGKDVAFISGTDEHGVPITIKAKKEGITPQQVVDKYYGQIKQAFSDFGISFDIYSRTSNHIHHETSQEFFTNLYEKGDFDEEVTEQYYDEVAGQFLADRYIVGTCPVCGNPHAYGDQCERCGTALSPTELIEPHSMLSGSKPVLRSTKNWFLPLDRMQPKIEDYVNSHPEWKTNVAGQCQSWLKEGLRPRAMTRDLDWGIKVPLPDADGKVLYVWFDAPIGYISMTKEWAAEQGRDWELYWRDEHTKLVHFIGKDNIVFHCIIFPAMLMAEGSFILADNVPANEFMNLEGDKISTSRNWAVWLHEYLDELPGKQDVLRYVLAANAPETKDSEFTWKDFQTRNNAELVGIFGNFVNRAVVLTQKFCDGKVPAIGELTAYDQQVFDELALFPDRIGQSIANYKFREALGHLMDLARLGNKYLAETEPWKVVKTDALRANTILNIALQISANLSIVCEPFLPFTTEKLRKQLGITEHFDWTNAGRADLLVEGTELGKGELLFAKIEDDEINKQIQKLLDAKRMNELETKTVPALRDEITYDDFAKMDIRIGTITEAERVPKSDKLLKLKVDDGLGGRQILSGIAKHFSPEEIIGKQVTFLANLAPRKMMGFESQGMILMAEDRDGKLALIAPGDAVWNGGTVS, encoded by the coding sequence ATGTTAGAAAATCCCCAACGCTATACTGTTACGGCAGCCCTGATCTATGCAAACGGCCCTATTCACATTGGGCACATTGCCGGATGTTACCTGCCCGCCGACATTTACGTTCGCTACCTTCGCTCGACGGGTAAAGATGTTGCCTTTATCAGCGGCACCGACGAACACGGTGTACCTATTACAATTAAAGCCAAGAAAGAGGGCATTACTCCCCAGCAGGTAGTTGATAAATACTACGGCCAGATCAAACAGGCGTTCAGTGATTTTGGCATTTCGTTCGATATTTATTCGCGGACGTCGAACCACATTCACCACGAAACTTCGCAGGAGTTTTTTACCAATCTCTATGAGAAAGGCGATTTTGACGAAGAGGTGACGGAGCAGTATTACGACGAGGTAGCCGGGCAGTTTCTGGCCGACCGGTATATAGTAGGTACCTGCCCGGTTTGTGGTAACCCCCATGCCTATGGCGACCAGTGCGAACGCTGCGGCACCGCCCTGAGTCCCACCGAACTAATCGAGCCACATTCCATGCTGTCTGGCTCCAAACCAGTACTGCGCTCAACCAAGAACTGGTTTCTGCCGCTGGATCGGATGCAGCCTAAAATTGAAGATTACGTTAACAGCCACCCCGAGTGGAAAACAAATGTGGCCGGTCAGTGTCAGTCGTGGTTGAAAGAGGGCTTGCGTCCCCGTGCCATGACCCGCGACCTCGACTGGGGCATCAAAGTGCCCCTCCCCGATGCAGATGGTAAAGTTCTGTACGTTTGGTTCGACGCACCAATCGGGTATATCTCCATGACCAAAGAATGGGCTGCTGAGCAGGGCCGGGACTGGGAATTATACTGGCGCGATGAGCACACCAAACTGGTCCACTTTATCGGTAAAGATAACATCGTTTTCCACTGCATCATTTTCCCGGCCATGCTGATGGCCGAAGGCAGCTTTATTCTGGCGGATAATGTTCCTGCCAACGAGTTCATGAACCTGGAAGGCGACAAAATAAGTACCTCGCGCAACTGGGCCGTCTGGCTGCACGAGTATCTGGACGAGTTGCCCGGCAAGCAGGATGTACTGCGGTATGTGCTGGCGGCCAACGCCCCCGAAACCAAGGACAGTGAGTTTACCTGGAAAGACTTCCAGACACGCAACAACGCCGAACTGGTGGGCATTTTCGGCAATTTCGTAAACCGGGCCGTTGTATTAACCCAGAAGTTCTGCGATGGCAAGGTACCTGCCATTGGCGAGTTGACAGCGTACGACCAACAAGTATTTGACGAACTTGCGCTTTTCCCTGACCGTATCGGGCAGTCTATCGCCAATTATAAATTTCGGGAAGCACTAGGGCATTTGATGGATTTAGCACGCCTGGGTAATAAGTATTTAGCTGAAACCGAACCCTGGAAAGTTGTCAAAACCGATGCGCTTCGGGCGAATACGATCCTGAACATTGCCCTTCAGATTTCGGCTAATCTGAGCATTGTTTGCGAACCATTTTTACCCTTTACAACCGAGAAACTACGAAAACAACTGGGCATTACTGAGCACTTTGACTGGACCAATGCGGGCCGGGCCGATCTTTTGGTTGAGGGTACTGAACTGGGTAAAGGAGAGCTTTTATTCGCCAAGATTGAGGACGACGAAATAAATAAACAGATTCAGAAATTACTGGATGCAAAACGCATGAATGAGTTAGAAACGAAGACCGTCCCCGCCCTTCGGGATGAGATTACCTACGATGACTTTGCTAAAATGGACATTCGCATCGGCACCATTACCGAAGCCGAACGGGTACCCAAAAGCGACAAATTACTAAAACTGAAAGTTGACGATGGCTTAGGCGGACGTCAAATTCTGAGCGGTATTGCCAAGCATTTTTCGCCTGAAGAGATTATTGGCAAACAGGTTACCTTCCTGGCCAATCTGGCCCCTCGCAAAATGATGGGTTTCGAATCGCAGGGTATGATCCTCATGGCAGAAGATCGTGATGGTAAGTTAGCCCTTATCGCCCCTGGCGACGCCGTCTGGAACGGCGGAACGGTGAGTTAA
- a CDS encoding 4-hydroxyproline epimerase translates to MAEYHFFCIDAHTCGNPVRVVTGGSIPFLQGETMSEKRQHFIREFDWIRKGLMFEPRGHDMMSGSILYPPIDPANDAGVLFIETSGCLPMCGHGTIGTVTVAIEQNLIRPKTPGVLMLEVPAGLVRAEYQQDGKKVTSVKITNIKSYLAAEKLPVECPDLGLLTVDVAYGGNFYAIVDPQPNFPGLENYKAEQLIAWARVMRERMNEKYTFVHPENPTINGLSHILWTGKPIKETSTARNAVFYGDKAIDRSPCGTGTSARMAQWYGQGRLKPGETFVHESIIGSIFNGRIEAETELGNHPAIVPSIEGWARIHGYNHLILDEDDPYVFGFQVI, encoded by the coding sequence ATGGCAGAATACCACTTTTTCTGTATCGACGCCCACACCTGCGGCAATCCGGTTCGGGTTGTTACAGGCGGCAGCATTCCGTTTCTGCAAGGCGAAACGATGAGCGAAAAACGGCAGCACTTTATACGCGAATTCGACTGGATTCGAAAAGGGCTGATGTTTGAGCCACGCGGTCACGATATGATGTCGGGCAGCATTTTGTACCCCCCTATCGACCCGGCCAATGATGCGGGCGTGTTATTCATCGAAACCTCCGGTTGCCTGCCCATGTGCGGCCACGGCACCATCGGAACGGTTACGGTGGCTATCGAACAAAACCTGATTCGCCCCAAAACGCCCGGCGTTCTGATGCTGGAAGTGCCAGCCGGACTGGTGCGGGCCGAGTACCAACAGGATGGCAAGAAAGTAACGTCGGTGAAGATTACGAATATTAAATCATATCTGGCGGCCGAAAAACTACCGGTAGAGTGCCCGGATTTAGGATTGCTCACGGTCGACGTTGCCTATGGCGGCAATTTTTACGCCATTGTTGACCCACAACCGAACTTCCCCGGCCTCGAAAACTACAAAGCCGAGCAATTGATTGCGTGGGCGCGGGTCATGCGCGAACGGATGAATGAAAAATACACCTTTGTTCACCCCGAAAATCCGACCATCAATGGGCTCAGCCACATTCTCTGGACAGGTAAGCCGATCAAAGAGACCTCCACGGCTCGAAACGCAGTTTTTTACGGTGACAAAGCCATCGATCGCTCACCTTGCGGCACGGGCACATCGGCACGAATGGCGCAGTGGTATGGGCAGGGGCGTCTGAAACCGGGCGAAACCTTTGTCCACGAAAGCATTATCGGATCAATTTTCAACGGTCGTATCGAAGCCGAAACCGAGTTGGGAAATCACCCGGCTATTGTACCGAGCATCGAAGGCTGGGCCAGAATTCATGGCTACAATCACCTAATTCTGGACGAAGACGACCCATACGTATTTGGGTTTCAGGTAATATGA
- a CDS encoding BamA/TamA family outer membrane protein, translating to MKKPIGCLLIYYRIRRIVRFSLILIVCFSANSLAQTDSVKVPEHNWQYVFESDSSADIWDMYYRFINKKGHRRSDHAKPGLHSTIFPELAYAIQTGVAVGLNANLSFTSANPEQNISTIIFTPQYTQYHQIIVPVVLNLWTKDNRFNIVTDWRYYDYSADNFGLGSNSPANADDHLTYSYMRLQQAVLRQVAPNLSVGVGYALDYHWNIRDVNSTPQLNDDFERYGTMTKTVSSGPTFSVQYTNRRNPNNPQSGFFGSVVVRPNLRLLGSDQNWQSVIADFRKYVPLSSNGRHILAFWNMNWLSLGGQAPYLDLPSTGWDTYSNMGRGYVQGRYRGRNLVYLEAEYRAQLLPSGLLGAVLFTNMQTYSDYPNTNHFGRLLPGGGVGLRVKMNKHSNLNFAIDYGFGIGGAQGLFLNFGEVF from the coding sequence ATGAAAAAGCCGATAGGCTGTCTGTTAATTTACTATCGAATTAGACGAATAGTACGTTTTAGCCTGATACTAATTGTCTGTTTTTCAGCCAATAGTCTGGCACAAACCGATTCTGTAAAAGTTCCTGAACACAACTGGCAGTACGTATTCGAGTCCGATTCATCGGCCGACATCTGGGATATGTATTACCGGTTTATCAATAAGAAAGGCCATCGACGAAGCGATCATGCGAAGCCCGGCCTTCATTCCACAATTTTTCCAGAACTGGCCTACGCCATTCAAACGGGGGTAGCGGTTGGGCTAAATGCGAATCTGTCCTTCACCAGTGCGAATCCAGAACAAAATATCTCCACCATTATTTTTACGCCCCAGTACACGCAATATCACCAGATCATTGTGCCGGTCGTTTTAAACCTCTGGACGAAGGATAATCGCTTCAACATCGTTACAGACTGGCGTTACTATGACTATTCTGCCGATAATTTTGGGCTGGGCAGTAACTCACCAGCCAACGCTGACGATCACTTAACGTATTCGTATATGCGACTCCAGCAGGCCGTATTGCGGCAGGTTGCTCCCAATCTTTCGGTTGGTGTTGGGTATGCGCTCGACTATCACTGGAATATTCGGGATGTGAACAGTACCCCCCAACTGAACGACGATTTTGAGCGGTATGGAACAATGACCAAAACCGTTTCTTCCGGGCCAACATTCAGTGTCCAATATACCAACCGGCGGAATCCCAACAACCCACAGAGCGGCTTTTTTGGAAGTGTTGTTGTTCGGCCAAATTTACGCTTGCTGGGCAGCGATCAAAACTGGCAATCGGTCATTGCCGATTTTAGAAAATATGTGCCGCTGTCGTCCAATGGTCGCCATATTCTGGCTTTCTGGAATATGAACTGGCTTAGTCTGGGTGGCCAGGCCCCTTATCTCGACTTACCCAGTACAGGTTGGGATACCTACTCGAATATGGGTCGGGGCTACGTTCAGGGCCGCTACCGGGGTCGGAATCTGGTGTATCTGGAAGCGGAGTACCGAGCGCAATTACTCCCGAGTGGCCTGTTGGGAGCCGTTCTGTTTACCAACATGCAAACCTATAGCGACTATCCCAACACAAACCACTTTGGCCGGTTGCTGCCGGGTGGGGGCGTTGGCTTACGAGTGAAAATGAATAAGCACTCCAACCTCAACTTTGCCATTGACTATGGCTTTGGTATTGGCGGAGCGCAGGGATTATTCCTCAATTTTGGTGAGGTTTTTTAA
- a CDS encoding dihydrodipicolinate synthase family protein — MNVSVQWEGVYPALLTPFTANDELDLPLFETNLHAQLDAGVHGFIIGGSLGEASTLLNEEKIALLQSALGVAQGRVPVLVNIAEQGTKQAIARAREAEANGADGLMLLPPMRYPADARETVTFFKSVAEETTLPIMIYNNPYDYKIMTTVAMFAELSALPNIQAVKESTRDLTNVTRMRNAFGDRFKLMGGVDTLALEALLLGCDGWVGGLVDAFPQETMAIYDLVKAGQLAEALAIYRWFMPLLELDIHPKLVQYIKLAATATGIGSEYVRAPRLPLVGTEREQVLHVIKTAMANRPVLTTAQ, encoded by the coding sequence ATGAATGTATCAGTACAGTGGGAAGGTGTCTATCCCGCACTCCTAACGCCATTTACGGCGAACGACGAACTGGACTTGCCCCTTTTCGAGACTAATCTGCATGCTCAACTCGACGCAGGTGTACATGGATTCATCATTGGCGGTTCATTGGGCGAAGCCAGTACGTTGTTGAATGAGGAGAAAATAGCTCTGCTCCAGTCGGCATTGGGTGTTGCGCAGGGGCGGGTGCCGGTATTGGTTAACATTGCCGAACAAGGCACCAAACAGGCAATTGCCCGCGCCCGTGAGGCCGAGGCAAACGGGGCCGATGGGCTGATGCTCCTGCCGCCCATGCGCTACCCTGCCGATGCCCGCGAAACGGTTACGTTTTTCAAATCGGTAGCTGAAGAAACAACGCTGCCAATCATGATTTACAATAATCCATACGATTATAAAATCATGACGACAGTGGCCATGTTTGCCGAATTATCGGCATTACCCAACATCCAAGCGGTCAAAGAATCGACCCGCGATCTTACCAATGTTACCCGGATGCGCAATGCCTTTGGCGACCGGTTCAAACTAATGGGTGGCGTTGATACGCTGGCTCTGGAAGCCCTGTTGCTGGGTTGCGATGGCTGGGTTGGTGGTCTAGTCGATGCATTTCCTCAGGAAACAATGGCTATTTACGACCTGGTGAAAGCAGGCCAACTCGCCGAAGCCCTGGCCATTTATCGCTGGTTCATGCCCCTGCTTGAACTGGACATTCACCCCAAACTGGTACAGTACATTAAACTGGCCGCCACAGCAACGGGAATAGGTTCGGAGTATGTGCGGGCACCCCGTTTACCACTTGTGGGAACCGAGCGCGAACAGGTTCTCCATGTTATCAAAACGGCAATGGCGAATCGTCCGGTTTTGACTACAGCTCAGTAA
- a CDS encoding DUF2264 domain-containing protein → MKRRMFTRLATALPVTLGIGATNTTSNLSALLTTNRATSDDRAYWLQTLLKIADPVLSALSQNRLKSAMPIESAPGQQASRIVVSHLEALGRTMAGLAPWLELSADDDVQESLLRQRYLDMARQAIANGVDPKSPDYLNFTKGGQPLVDAAFLAHGLIRSPKLWHALSTSEQANVIKALQTSRVIKPGYSNWLLFTAMVEAALLKYTGSGDEVRMDYAIRQHQAWYKGDGAYGDGPDFHWDYYNSYVIQPMLLDVVKTLADAGKAEKGLFDMLLTRAQRYAVIQERLINPDGSFAAFGRSLAYRCGAFQLLAQMALQGNMPTELSPGQARSALTAVIHRTMDVNGTFDSKGWLQIGLCGHQPAIGETYISTGSLYLCSVAFLPLGLPVSDPFWSAPAVDWTSKKIWSGQNVPTDHAMKG, encoded by the coding sequence ATGAAACGGCGGATGTTTACCCGGCTTGCAACGGCCTTGCCGGTCACTTTGGGCATTGGAGCAACGAATACAACCAGCAATTTATCAGCACTATTGACTACCAATAGGGCAACCAGCGATGACCGGGCTTACTGGCTGCAAACGCTGTTGAAAATTGCCGATCCGGTGCTATCGGCCCTGTCGCAGAACCGTTTAAAATCCGCTATGCCGATTGAATCCGCGCCGGGCCAACAGGCAAGCCGTATTGTCGTGTCGCACCTCGAAGCTCTCGGTCGGACAATGGCGGGGCTTGCGCCCTGGCTCGAACTGAGCGCCGACGATGATGTACAGGAAAGCCTGCTTCGACAACGTTATCTGGATATGGCCCGACAGGCCATTGCCAATGGCGTTGATCCTAAATCACCTGACTACTTAAACTTCACAAAAGGAGGACAGCCGTTAGTTGATGCCGCTTTTCTGGCGCATGGGTTGATTCGATCCCCAAAATTATGGCATGCACTAAGCACAAGCGAACAAGCCAATGTGATAAAAGCCTTGCAGACAAGCCGGGTAATCAAGCCGGGCTATAGTAACTGGCTGCTATTCACGGCGATGGTCGAAGCTGCCTTACTCAAATATACCGGTTCAGGCGATGAGGTTCGGATGGATTACGCGATTCGACAACATCAGGCCTGGTACAAGGGCGATGGCGCTTATGGTGATGGTCCCGATTTTCACTGGGATTATTACAACAGTTACGTAATTCAGCCCATGTTGCTGGATGTGGTTAAAACCCTGGCAGATGCCGGAAAAGCCGAAAAGGGGTTATTTGACATGTTACTGACTCGCGCCCAACGATATGCTGTTATACAGGAGCGACTAATAAATCCCGATGGCTCGTTTGCTGCATTTGGTCGGTCGCTGGCGTATCGGTGCGGAGCGTTTCAATTACTCGCCCAAATGGCTTTGCAGGGAAACATGCCTACTGAGCTGTCGCCGGGTCAGGCACGCTCAGCACTGACGGCCGTCATTCACCGAACAATGGACGTCAACGGAACATTTGATAGCAAGGGGTGGCTTCAGATTGGCTTGTGCGGCCACCAGCCTGCTATTGGCGAAACCTATATTTCAACGGGGAGTCTGTATTTGTGTTCGGTGGCGTTTTTACCTCTAGGCTTACCCGTATCAGACCCGTTCTGGTCGGCTCCGGCAGTGGACTGGACATCCAAAAAAATCTGGTCGGGGCAAAACGTGCCTACAGACCATGCGATGAAGGGATGA
- a CDS encoding NAD(P)/FAD-dependent oxidoreductase: MTHVGIVGGGIIGLSSAYYLHKAGHRVTVFDQNPIADGCSFGNAGMIVPSHIIPLAQPGMIAKGMRWMLNSTSPFYVKPRLSAELARWGWLFYRHSTAEHVERSIPILRDISLLSKRLYQDLAANGDLEFEWQERGLLMLYKTASAEHEMADEANVANRAGIEARVLSSQQVQELEPHTRVNVRGGVLYPGDAHLNPGELVRSLVTYLRKQGVTFLEKHTVTGFEKNGSRVNAVLTTEGNYPIDELVIAGGAWSPSLARLLDLSLSMQGGKGYSFVLRNVKNNVRIPAIMLEARATATPMGNDLRFAGTLEVAGTDMTVNMNRVRGIFQSINQYYPDVPVTMPEVDMVWRGLRPCSPDGLPYIGRTERYSNVVLATGHGMMGLSLGPATGKLVSEVISGEADSMDISAFSADRFA; encoded by the coding sequence ATGACACATGTTGGCATTGTTGGCGGGGGAATTATTGGCCTAAGCTCGGCTTACTACCTGCATAAAGCAGGACACCGCGTTACTGTATTTGATCAGAATCCCATTGCCGACGGCTGCTCGTTTGGCAATGCAGGTATGATCGTACCCAGCCACATTATACCGCTGGCACAGCCGGGCATGATCGCGAAAGGAATGCGCTGGATGCTCAATTCCACCAGTCCGTTCTACGTAAAACCTCGTCTAAGTGCCGAACTAGCGCGTTGGGGTTGGCTTTTTTATCGCCACTCCACCGCCGAGCACGTTGAACGGTCAATTCCAATTCTGCGCGACATAAGTTTACTGAGCAAACGATTGTATCAGGATTTAGCTGCCAACGGCGATCTGGAGTTCGAGTGGCAGGAACGGGGCCTGCTGATGCTCTACAAAACCGCATCGGCCGAGCACGAAATGGCCGACGAAGCAAATGTGGCGAACCGGGCTGGTATCGAAGCGCGTGTACTCAGCAGCCAGCAAGTGCAGGAACTCGAACCACACACGCGGGTCAACGTGCGGGGTGGTGTACTATACCCCGGCGATGCCCACCTGAATCCGGGTGAACTGGTTCGTTCTTTGGTGACCTACCTGCGTAAACAAGGCGTTACCTTCCTGGAAAAGCACACGGTGACAGGCTTTGAAAAGAATGGTTCACGGGTCAACGCTGTACTAACGACGGAGGGCAATTATCCCATCGACGAGCTGGTCATTGCCGGGGGTGCCTGGTCACCATCGCTGGCCCGATTGCTGGATTTGAGTTTGTCGATGCAGGGTGGAAAAGGGTATAGTTTCGTACTTCGGAATGTAAAAAATAACGTTCGCATTCCGGCCATTATGCTCGAAGCGCGAGCAACCGCCACTCCCATGGGTAACGATCTGCGCTTTGCCGGAACACTCGAAGTAGCCGGTACAGACATGACCGTCAATATGAACCGGGTACGAGGTATTTTTCAGTCTATAAATCAGTATTACCCGGATGTACCGGTCACCATGCCTGAGGTCGATATGGTGTGGCGCGGACTTCGTCCCTGCTCGCCTGATGGACTACCCTATATTGGTCGCACCGAACGATATTCGAATGTGGTGCTGGCAACGGGACATGGTATGATGGGCTTAAGCTTAGGACCTGCAACAGGTAAGTTGGTAAGCGAAGTGATTAGTGGAGAAGCTGATAGCATGGACATTTCTGCCTTTAGCGCGGATCGGTTTGCATAA